A window of Gopherus evgoodei ecotype Sinaloan lineage unplaced genomic scaffold, rGopEvg1_v1.p scaffold_57_arrow_ctg1, whole genome shotgun sequence genomic DNA:
GCAGATAAGAACCCAAATTTGGAGATCCGATACCGGCACAAGAAATCCAGAGAGAAGGAGCGGGAGGGCGAGCGGGACCGGGCGGAGAAGGACGAGCTGAGGAAGAAGGcccaggagctggccctggaccAGAGCCGTGGGTCAAAAGTAGGTGGCCAGGTGAGGGcattctggggggcagggtgcaggattCTATCCCATGAGCCATGTTGCCAGGGAGCCAAGCCGCAGGGTTCCAAAAGCAGCTCCACATGCCACCTGGGCCCTGACGGGTTCCAGTCGCTGCTGTTCCCCGTTCCTGCCCAGGGAGGGCATGCTTATGATCCTCCCTCTCATTCCTGCCGCTCCCCATGGGCAAAGTTAAGGGTAAACACTCTGGAATCTAGTCTGATACCCCTGAATCCCTGGGCAGATAGTTCTGACTGAGTTGCCATGTCGCGTTATGTGCAGCTGTTCCCCAACTGCCCCTCTCCAGAGTTGGCTGCATCTTGGCACCAGGTGAACCGTCCCATTTTGAGTGGTAGCACTCCCCTCCAGTCAGTTGTTCCTGTAGATTTTGAAAGCAACCTGACGGTTTCCTTTCCATTCTTACTCCAAATTTCTGGAGTATGGGGCGGTTGGGTGACACCAATGGGCACTGGATGAATTTCTGACTGTACCTTATTGGCTGTGGCCACGCTACAAATGCAGATGTGCTAACTTGTCTGCCTCTTCGCTCGGGAAGTGTTCTCCCTGCCTTGTAAATCCACCTGGAAACTGAGACATTTTCTCCTTGCGACCAGCCTTGGTTACCTTCAGAATAGACTGTCGTGCCCTCTGTGCAGCCCAACCCGCCCCCGGTGCATCTCCGCCTGTCTGAGCTAGGGGAGACGACATCCCCTGTAAAAACTTCTTACCCCGTCCACTCTCCAGTTCTGCAGCTGGACGGGAGAATGAAGGATTCCCAGTTTCCCCGAGATAAATGCCAGCTGTGGGTTTACGTGGTAAATGCACTCAAACGGCTACTCCCAGCTCATCTTGCCGTCTGTTCCCCCCCCGATCTTGGTGCCCGTGATCCGTTTGTTATATGCCAAGTGGAGTGTCAAGTATTGAGTTAGGATTTTATAAATCCCCAAATACGGCAGCCAGCGGAGGAGCTGAGAAATAAAGGAGAGGGTGTGGGGTCTTCAcggaggaggagggaggtggctctgagggttggttttttttggtgggagggTGGCTGAGCACGGGATAGGTGCCATTTGAAGGGTGCCCCAGCAGACAAATCAGCTGGGAAGAGTCTAGAGCCATCCCCAAGACGTAAGCTCGGGGCGGAGTCAGCCCTGCAGGAGAGCCGGGCTGTTTGTTTCCGTGGAAATGTTTCTCGATCGGGGGCGCTGTTTGACACGTGGGCCGGCATTGGTTCAGGTGCCCCTCTTGCGCTCAAATCTCCGTGTTGCCGGGAAAGCCAAAAGCTGCAATTGACAAGCCACAACAGCAGCAAATgcgttgtgtgttttgttttttttaaaaaggcacccTAATCCCTTTTCTGGCTTATTAGGGCCCCCAAAATTGGATGCGGCTCTGGGGACTTAATCATGGTGCATTTCACAGATTTTCTTCTGCTGTGGCAGCCCAAATCTGGCAGGTGGCACGAGGAACAGAAGGGAACCGGGCCTGTTAAGCAGCAGATTCCACTGCAAAGAAAGTGAATGACGCTTGCTAGGAATATTTCCCTCTAAACagaagcatgagctgctacataTTAAACGGGGGCTTGGCTTAGCCTCACCCTTTACGCCCACAGTTATTTCTGGGCATGCCAGATAAAATGCAGACCTCCAAGTTGTGGATTTGTGGATGCAAACAGCTAGACTTGGTTTAAAAAGTATCCACGTGTGTTGGGTGTGGAGGGTAGGTTGTTGCAGTCCTTAGCAATGTTTAAAGCGGCAGTTGTGATGCCAAACAGATTAAAAGTCTTAAAGGGTACAAAGGTCTGTTTCCAGATGACAGGGGTATTTCCCTTTACCAGCCAGCTTCAGCTTTGGACTGAGGGACACATGCTGAATTGCCTCTTTGCAAAGAAGAATCTAAAGGGACTGGGGATGTTTTAGGAGAGAGACTGAGGAAAGTAGAAATCTCAGACCTGGCTTGTTTGATAGATCTCACCACGAGGCAAGAGCAAGTCAGATTTGAAGGCAGTGGATGGAGTGATAATTTAAAAGATGTGAGAGGAAAAATCGTCTCTCTTTTTCCTGCCCCAGTTAAGGACACCCCCAGTTAAGGATGCCCCTGGGTAAGGATGACTTCCCCATCTTTCTACAATGTGCAAACTTGTCATTCTTACAGTTCTCTCATCCGCAACAGCAAATCAAGCGCTCGGCACGGATGTGTGGGGAGTGTGAGGCGTGCCGGCGGACAGAGGACTGTGGCCAGTGTGACTTCTGCCGTGACATGAAGAAATTTGGAGGGCCCAATAAAATCCGTCAGAAGTGCCGTCTGCGGCAGTGCCAGGTCCGGGCACGGGTGAGTACTGGAGCATCCACCTCCTGTCCTAAACACTCGTGTGCTCCGTCTGGATGCTATTACCCAGCTGCCCTGCTCCAGAGGTGGCCGCATGTCATCCAAGCTGCTTATCagagtgtttcttttttttcctaggAATCATATAAGTATTTCCCAGCCTCGGTAAGTTGGTCCCATCCTTTCTGTCCCCATTTCCctgcaggattcctgggttctctccctaggtccgggaggagggagggggctagtgggtagagcagcagggtggctgggaaccaggactcctgggttctctccccagctctgggaggagagtgaggtcTACTGGGGAAAGGGGAATGGGAGTCAGGTCCTATTCCCAGATTTTGCAGTTTGATCATGGACTGGTCTCTTCTCCtcatttgcctcagtttccctgtctgtgtgTGGGGCAGTCACAGGGGAGAGGGTAGGCCTGAGGTGTCAGGCAGCAAGTGTCTAACCCCCTCCTGGCAGATGCTGCGAGGGCGGGATGAGGACCTGCAGATGCTGAAAGAGCAGTTGGAATCATCCGCCACCCCCGAGCCGCTGTCGGATGACGACCTTCCGATTGATCCCGACTTGTACCAAGATTTCTGTGCCGGAGCCTTCGACGACCAGAACCTGGTGAGGACCCAACACAACCTGTGGGATCCCACGCGCGGCAGGGCCCTGGGAGATCTCGGCACCATGTTTCCAGATAGAGCATTCTCCAAATTGTTTCACTCTGTGGCTGTTCctcagctgccccaccccagaggtggcggCATCTCAGTGCAGGGTGTCCCGTCCCTGAACGTTCAGCCTCTGGGCTCTGTTTTTCCTAGTATGGGTCCTTGGACATgtggggggctccctgggcaggAGCCTGGGTTGAGCATCATTGAGGGCTGGGAAGGCCTCTGTAGCCCacttgggaggagcaggggggtaTCTAGGGTATGTGGCCTCTCAAGCTCACTTGGGGGGGGCCGGTCTCATCCTTTTCTCCTCTCCTGTCTCACCCCCCCGGGAAGCCGTGGCTCAGTGACCCGGAGGATGCCCCGTTCCTGGACCCCGTGCTCCGCAAACGCGCCGTGAAGGTCAAGCACGTCAAGAGGCGGGAGAAGAAATCGGAGAAGAAGGTAGGAGCCAGTTGCAGCCGCCACGGAGACTTTCCCCAGTTGTGGAGTATATCCCTGCTCTGGGACGGAAGTCgggctaggagccaggattcatgggttctctccctggctctgggaggggagcggtgtctagtggttacagcaggggggctgggagccagaactcctgggttctctccctggctctcggaggggagtggagtctaaTGGTTAGAACATGGGGGGCtgaaagccaggactcctgggttctctccctggcactGGAAGGAGAgtaggggctagtggttagagcaggggggctgggagccaggactcctgggttctctcccctgctctgggaggagagtggaggctagtggttagagcggggggggtgggggtctgggaaccaggactcctgggttctctccccagctctgggaggggagtggggtctaggggttagagtaGGGGGGGCTGGTCACAGAGGGGCCCCTGACAGGAGGTGGAAAGGGGGAGATAGCCGTGGGGGGCCGCAGGGCGCTGacgtggttccccccccccctgcaGAAGGAGGAGAAGTACAAGCGTCACAAGCAGAAGCAGAAGCACCGGGACCGGTCGCGGCACGCCGAACGGCCCGACGCCAAGGACCCGGCCTCCCTGCACCAGTGCCTGGGCCCCGGCTGCGTCCAGCCGGCCCGCGCTGCCTCCAAGTACTGCTCCGAGGAGTGCGGCATGAAGC
This region includes:
- the CXXC1 gene encoding CXXC-type zinc finger protein 1 isoform X5, translating into MDSEFSDPELAAAGEESKSENGENAPVYCICRKPDINCFMIGCDNCNEWFHGNCINITEKMAKAIREWYCLQCRDKNPNLEIRYRHKKSREKEREGERDRAEKDELRKKAQELALDQSRGSKVGGQFSHPQQQIKRSARMCGECEACRRTEDCGQCDFCRDMKKFGGPNKIRQKCRLRQCQVRARESYKYFPASMLRGRDEDLQMLKEQLESSATPEPLSDDDLPIDPDLYQDFCAGAFDDQNLPWLSDPEDAPFLDPVLRKRAVKVKHVKRREKKSEKKKEEKYKRHKQKQKHRDRSRHAERPDAKDPASLHQCLGPGCVQPARAASKYCSEECGMKLAANRIYEILPQRIQQWQQSPCVAEEHGKKLLERIRREQQQARLRLQEMERRFHELEAIIGKAKQQAIKEDEETNEGDSDDTDLQIFCVSCGHPINPKVALRHMERCYAKYESQTSFGSMYPTRIEGLLDL